The Antedon mediterranea chromosome 11, ecAntMedi1.1, whole genome shotgun sequence genome window below encodes:
- the LOC140062885 gene encoding WD repeat-containing protein 93-like, whose amino-acid sequence MPVYVRKNLMSITPDTLTNLSSDEDDFLADPDQLRDPLPQPFRLINKLLVQIFDRAWEQLSIREEVRVEEAARYKPTQCEDAIQLEDLGKGTCLKESPDGRYIFVGLPTGLAVLDATQHIILANWEQDVAISVLEISLIGVQMYLVTTIDELGILRMFFYAFGGIHLFRILNDQDGMKAQATGVTLSNEADYMAVSMTGGNDEVWLDVYKVPRDNWQQELETAANNALKHGSQAKTRMEQAHDAVGDQPIDVSDPSDHISGVPLERSTSKSQIPLSRTQSMDIVTESKTSDAKAMNLSNLSRPVHILRVKPPPPFTGTANCTPQVALSKLDDGVILGSGAKHLITEAHCDLRSTVFQHLHERDLKCLRKDEEAKTPTRPQSLCVFLNAGRMLPVGLELPANTGRPNSIAVAWSGSTNLYHYSLLKQAKDIEHKPEMVWPHSSPITVLSTTPCTSLLAIGLQNGMLLVWDMLYGIPLKVQKVSSSGFVTYIKFLNPNVLSESTGGTNAPYATKQPCIVLVGCSDGSLTSIPCGGTQTTQNVSIVKKSTYEVEKLCFIQTFPLIPQVILTACKTGTVMLYDAVKGDVICEILLPESYQLSIPWSPVITLGAEGQMLFMKANKVNSDKDYILQNEDSSIFVFQLRSAPPLESYWQNVQEPQPFTVHISTEKRFDAYLADRLAAQNKRQIRMQDRWKKLKNDVDIVQKLRHAKVDQNRDR is encoded by the exons ATGCCTGTTTACGTTCGCAAGAATTTAATGTCAATAACACCTGATACTTTGACCAATTTATCAAGCGATGAAGATGACTTCCTCGCCGATCCTGATCAGTTACGGGATCCACTTCCTCAGCCGTTTCGATTGATAAATAAACTATTGGTGCAAATATTTGACCGGGCCTGGGAGCAACTTAGCATCCGTGAAGAGGTTAGAGTCGAAGAAGCTGCTCGTTATAAGCCAACACAATGCGAGGATGCAATTCAATTAGAG GATCTTGGAAAAGGAACATGTCTAAAAGAGAGCCCAGATGGTCGCTATATATTTGTTGGTTTACCTACTGGACTCGCAGTCCTTGATGCAACACAACATATTATTTTAGCAAATTGGGAACAAGATGTTGCGATTAGCGTATTGGAAATCTCGCTGATTGGAGTCCAAATGTATTTAGTTACCACTATTGATGAATTAg GTATCCTGagaatgtttttttatgcaTTCGGTGGCATTCACTTATTCAGAATTTTAAATGATCAAGATGGAATGAAAGCGCAAGCAACAGGAGTAACTCTATCAAATGAGGCAGACTATATGGCTGTATCTATGACTGGTG GCAATGATGAGGTATGGCTAGATGTGTACAAAGTTCCCAGAGACAACTGGCAACAGGAATTGGAAACAGCTGCCAACAATGCACTGAAACATGGAAGCCAAGCAAAGACTAGAATGGAACAAGCACAT GATGCAGTTGGTGACCAACCTATTGATGTAAGTGATCCCTCGGACCATATAAGTGGTGTGCCGTTGGAGAGGTCAACAAGCAAATCACAA ATTCCATTATCCCGTACTCAAAGTATGGATATCGTGACAGAATCAAAGACTTCAGATGCCAAAGCAATGAATCTAAGCAATCTCTCAAGACCTGTACACATTCTGAGAGTAAAACCACCTCCACCATTTACAG gTACTGCAAACTGTACACCTCAAGTGGCTTTGAGCAAGCTTGATGATGGCGTTATTCTTGGATCTGGAGCTAAACATCTTATCACAGAAGCTCACTGTGACCTCAGGTCAACTGTTTTCCAACACCTTCATGAAAGAGATCTCAAATGTTTGCGCAAAGATGAAGAAGCAAAAACACCAACAAG ACCACAATCATTATGCGTCTTTCTGAATGCTGGCAGAATGCTACCTGTAGGATTAGAATTGCCAGCAAACACAGGACGACCAAACAGCATTGCAGTGGCTTGGTCTGGCTCAACAAACCTATACCACTATAGCCTGTTAAAACAAGCAAAAG acATAGAACATAAACCTGAAATGGTATGGCCACACTCTAGCCCTATCACTGTTCTTTCAACAACCCCATGCACGTCATTGCTTGCTATAGGCTTACAGAACGGAATGCTGCTAGTATGGGATATGCTCTATG GTATTCCTTTAAAAGTACAGAAGGTTTCATCGAGTGGATTTGTCACGTACATAAAGTTCCTCAACCCAAATGTTCTGAGTGAAAGCACTGGTGGTACCAACGCACCTTATGCCACAAAACAGCCTTGTATTGTCCTTGTAGGGTGCAGTGATGGCTCACTCACAAGCATACCATGTGGGGGTACACAAACAACACAGAACGTCAGCATTGTGAAGAAGTCTACCTATGAGGTTGAAAAGCTTTGCTTCATTCAGACTTTTCCATTAATTCCTCAAGTG ATTTTAACAGCGTGTAAGACAGGAACTGTAATGTTATATGATGCAGTGAAAGGTGATGTAATATGTGAAATACTTCTTCCGGAATCATATCAGCTGTCCATACCATGGTCACCAGTAATAACGCTAGGAGCAGAGGGACAGATGTTGTTTATGAAAG CTAACAAGGTAAATTCTGATAAggattacattttacaaaacGAAGACAGCTCAATATTCGTATTTCAACTGCGTTCAGCGCCACCATTAGAAAGCTACTGGCAAAATGTACAGGAGCCTCAGCCATTCACAGTTCATATCAGCACTGAGAAACGATTTGATGCCTACCTAGCTGACAG GCTTGCAGCTCAGAATAAGAGGCAGATAAGGATGCAGGATCGCTGGAAGAAACTAAAAAATGATGTAGatattgttcagaaactacgcCATGCAAAG GTTGACCAGAATAGAGATCGTTGA